Proteins found in one Dermacentor silvarum isolate Dsil-2018 chromosome 8, BIME_Dsil_1.4, whole genome shotgun sequence genomic segment:
- the LOC119462226 gene encoding uncharacterized protein LOC119462226, whose translation MTTNTMQHGVSVKNEKDPGLNVAVNVSSKQNIAGGKGEADLGTEEEEDDEGTRKSRKEKKKKKKKKKKREVESSTSSDGDESDTDADRSKSKKKATAGVCTRINIFTGAQGPPGVGMQSGVSGPNVLSNVAAPLPVIQQQVPMLPMLQQEPAAPKKNKSKRSTKSAKSKSSQGEAGRQSAAGMPAVIPPAMAGLVSGPDGQDVLVIPMPPGMKLPPFGAGADQIFGAGFPFTDAQQQQQPKKKKKKSIDATEGAPRNAASNPTVDEQGQRDVVGTGHPAPEAVAGVGAIVDEAMVQAALQPTQAAPSESRSEGPSTGTVGALSFGSPERWTGTAVEHAAIADGRRAITNQEDHVKRGRH comes from the exons ACAAACACGATGCAGCACGGCGTGTCCGTGAAGAACGAGAAAGATCCCGGCCTGAACGTCGCCGTGAACGTGTCGTCCAAGCAGAACATTGCGGGCGGTAAAGGTGAGGCCGACTTGGGCACcgaagaggaagaggacgacgaggGCACCAGGAAGTccaggaaagagaaaaagaagaagaagaaaaagaaaaagaagagggaAGTCGAGAGCTCCACGAGCTCCGACGGAGATGAAAGCGACACGGACGCGGACCGATCAAAGTCCAAGAAAAAAGCGACCGCGGGTGTCTGCACCCGAATCAACATCTTCACCGGAGCTCAGGGACCTCCTGGCGTCGGGATGCAGAGTGGTGTGTCCGGACCAAACGTACTGTCTAACGTCGCGGCACCGCTTCCGGTCATACAGCAGCAGGTACCCATGCTTCCCATGCTGCAGCAGGAGCCGGCTGCGCCGAAGAAGAACAAGAGCAAGCGATCGACAAAGTCGGCCAAGTCAAAGAGTTCCCAGGGAGAAGCCGGCAGGCAGAGTGCCGCAGGAATGCCGGCCGTGATACCGCCCGCCATGGCGGGCCTCGTGTCTGGTCCGGACGGTCAGGACGTGCTGGTGATCCCGATGCCACCTGGCATGAAATTGCCGCCGTTTGGAGCAGGAGCAGATCA GATCTTCGGTGCCGGCTTTCCATTTACCGACgctcaacagcagcagcagcccaaaaagaagaagaaaaagagcaTTGATGCTACTGAGGGTGCCCCCCGCAATGCCGCTTCCAACCCAACTGTCGACGAACAGGGCCAGCGAGACGTAGTAGGCACGGGTCACCCGGCACCCGAAGCTGTCGCAGGTGTTGGAGCTATCGTGGACGAAGCGATGGTCCAAGCAGCGTTGCAGCCAACCCAGGCGGCGCCATCAGAATCACGAAGTGAGGGACCCTCAACAGGGACGGTGGGAGCCCTCTCCTTCGGAAGCCCTGAACGATGGACAGGAACGGCCGTCGAGCACGCTGCCATCGCAGATGGCCGTAGAGCCATCACCAAC CAAGAAGACCATGTCAAGCGAGGACGACACTAA